Below is a window of bacterium DNA.
CCTTGATCTCGGGCACGCCGCCCTGGAAGATCAGGTAGCTGTCGTGCGGCTCGCGCGGCGTGATCTCGCCGGCGATCGGCTGCTGCATCAGCTGTTCGGCGGCGTGCGGGTCGTCGGGGTGCATGCCGAGCGCCCAGCCGAGCTTGATGTAGGCGACTTCCGGCAGCATGTTGGCGAGCGGCACGACGCCGAGGCCGAGGATCTCGCGCCCGGTCTCGTAGACGTTCATCTGGACGAAGCCCCAGAGCGTCTGCACGGTCATGAAGAGGAGCACGCCGGCGGCGTGCGCCCGCTCGAGCGCGCCGTAGATCTTGCGGTTGATGTGCCCGAGGCCGGTGCCGGCGATGATGATTCCCTTGTACCCCTTCTCGACCAGGGCGTCGATGATGTCGGGGTTCATGTTCGGGTAGTAGTAGAGGATCGTCACCCGCTCGTCGAACTTGGCGTGGATCTTCGTCTCGCGGTCGGTGCGCCGCGGCTTGTAGCCTTCCTGCAGCGGCGTGACGACGCGGTTCTCGACCATCGCCAGCGGGATGTCGCCGATCGTGCGGAACGTCGAGCGATAGGAGCTGTGCATCTTGCGCACGCGCGTCCCGCGGTGGAGCAGGTTGTAGCGGTCCGAGGTGGGCCCGAACATGCAGACCATCACCTCGGCGATCGGGCCGGTCGCGGCCGCCGCCGTGGCGTTGATCAGGTTCTGCGCGGCGTCGGAGCTCGGCCGGTCGGACGAGCGCTGGCTGCCGACCATGATGATCGGGATCGGCGGGTTCTCGACCATGAAGGAGAGCGCGGCCGCGGTGTGGTGCATCGTGTCCGTGCCGTGCCCGATCACGATCCCGTCGTAGCCGTCGGCGATCGCGCGCCCGCATCCCTCGGCCAGCGAGAGGTACTGCTCGGGGCCCATGTTCTCGCTGAAGATCCCGAACAGCTTCTCGGTGTCGAGGTTGCAGATGTCGGCCAGCTCGGGGACGGAGCCGTACAGCTCGCCCGGGCTGAAGGCCGGGATCACCGCGCCGGTGCGGTAGTCGAGCCGGCTGGCGATCGTCCCGCCCGTGCCGAGCAGCTTGACGTGCGGCTTCGCCGCGTCGCGCGGGAACTCCTTCTCCGGGATCTTGTAGTGCGCCTCGCGGTAGCCGGTCTTGACGACGTCGAGGATCGTGTCGTGCCGCAGGCCGATGTTGTAGCCGCTGATCAGCTTGAGCACGATGTGGAGCTCGTCGCTCGTCTCGGAGCGGGGCAGGAGCAGCCCCTCGAAGTCGCCGCGCGTGGTCTTGACCTTGACGTCGCACCAGACCGTCACGCCGTACTTCCGGAAGACCGAGAGGCAGGGCTCGCGGTACCCCTTGTTCTGATCGCCGCCGGCGCTCATCGGGCCTCCCCGCAGAAGCGGCCGACCGCCGCCTCGAGCAGCGCGCGGACGGCGTCCGGCGCGACGCGCCCGAGCATCTCGGGCATCACTTGGCCCATCGCCCAGCGCATCATCGTCTCCATCGGACGGCCGGCGAGTTCGTCGGCCTTGGCCGCGGCCTCCGCGACCAACTTGTCGAGCTCCGCCGCGTCCCCTTCGCCCGGCGCGGCCTCGGCCACGACGATCTCCGCGGGCAGCGCCGGATCCTCGAGCAGCGCGTCGAGCAGCCGCTCGAACGCCTCGGGGCGGAAGGCCCCCGTCTCGAGCGCCTCGACCAGCGGGCGGAGGCGGTGCGGCGGCGGGACCGTCGTGCCGTGGACCCGCTCGAAGTAGGGCAGACGCTTCTCGAGCGCCGCCGCGAGGCGCCGCGCCGCGGCGGCCGTCTTCGGGGCGAGCGCGTCGAAGAGCAGGTGGTAGTCGCCGGCGGCGAGCCGGCGGGCCATCGCGTCGTCGAGCCCGAGCGCGACGTAGCGCGCCGCGCGCTCCCACGGCCGCTCCGGCAGCTCGGCCTGCACCTCGGCGACGAGCGCGTCGGGAATCGCGACCGGCGGCGTGTCGGTGTCGGGGTACATCCGGTCCGGCCCGGGCAGGATCCGCTCGAAGCCGTTCGTGCCGTCGGCGAACGCCTGGCGCGTCTCCGCGGGCACGCCGTCGAGGGCGTCCTGCGCGCGGAGCAGCACTTCGCGCACCGCCGTGGCGGCGTCCTCCTCGGGACCCCAGAGGACGACGATCGCGTCCCACGCGTCGGCGTGGAGGGCGGTCCGCAGCGGGCGCCAGTCGGCGCGGCCGAGGCCGTAGTCCTTCACGTCGCTGTGGATCATGAACGGACGCGAGGTGAGGCAGGCGACGACGCGGACGCGGTCCGCGAACTCGCGCGAGAAGGTGACGCCCGGCTGGGTGCGGCGCTGCATCAGGCCGCCGAACTGCGGCAGCCGGACGGCGACGATCCGCTCGCCGCGCTCCAGCGCGTCGCGGATCGGCGCGTAGTCGCAGCGGCGCAGCAGGCTCGACGCGTCGATCGCCAGCGGGACCTGCTCCCAGGGGAGCCCCTTGGTCGGGCAGGCGAACAGCTCCTTGCCCACGCCGCGGCGCAGCAGCTCGTGCTGGATCCGCAGCAGGTTGAGCTGGCGGAACGCCTCGATGTGCGTCAGGCGGGGCAGCAGCTTGTGCGAGGGGACGCCCTTGAGCTCGATCCGGCGGCTGCCGGCGATCGAGACGTTGGTGTCCTGACGCGCCGCGCCGGCGCCGCGGGCGACGTGCCCGGTCGAGTGGACCGTCTGCGCGATCAGCCGGCCGGCGGCCGCCGTCTCGAACGGCGTCAGCATGTCCGGCTCGGTCACCGTCTCCGTCAGCGGCACGCCGAGGCGGTCGGTGCGGAAGACGATCCGGTGCCCGATGTCCGAGACCTCGCGGCAGGAGTCCTCTTCCAGCGAGAGCTGGCGGATGCGCAGCTGCCGGTCCACCCCCAGCTCGGGGACGCGGAACGGGATCGAGCCGCCGAGGCCGACCATCGTGGTGCGCTGGAAACCGGTCGGGATCGACCCGTCCAGATACTGCTTGCGCATCACGTGGAGCTCGGAGACGAGGTTCACGTTGAACAGCAGCGCGACCTCGATCGCCCGGCGCACCGCCTCCTCGTCGATCGGGAACGGCGGGGTGTCGTCCATCTCGTAGGTGCAGACGGAGCCCCGCTCGAGCAGGTAGACGATTTCCTTGCGCGTCTTGAATTCCATCAGCGCGCAGCCGTCGTACTCGCCCAGCTCGGAGAGGGTGGGGCGCATGTGCCGCAGCACCTCGCCGTCCACCTTCGTCACGTGCCGGCCGGCCGGGCAACGGCAGAAGAGCTTCCCGCGCGTGGCGAGCTGCTGGTGGACTTCGAGGCCCGCCATGAAGCCGAGCTCTCGGTAGTCCTCCGGCGTCATCTCGCCGAACTCGCGGTCGGGGAAGTCGAGCAGCGCTTCGCGGCGCGGATTGTGGTCGCCGGGCGGACGCGGACCGGCAGGGGCCGAGTTGTCTTCAGGGCTCACGAGTCGTCACCTGCGGAAGGAGGGGAAGATTCCAAGGATAGCAGCCGCGCCCGCGCCGCGCCGCCCGCCGTTCCCGGGCGCGCGGCGCGCCGCCGCCGGGCCGTAGAATGTCCGCCTCGCCCGGCCTCGCCGTCGCGACTTGGAGGGTCCGAATATGTCCGTTGTCGGCCGAGTCTTCGCGATAGTGCCCGCGGCGCTCCTCGCCGCCGCCGCCTTGGCCGCGCCGTCCGCCCCCGCGGCCCCCGTCCCCAGCCCGGGGGAGGAGTTCGCGCGGGTCCGCGGAGACCTCTCCGGCAAGGAGGTCGTCTATTACTGGGCCGGCGAGGTCCGCGGCGTCGTTCCCGGGGAACGGGCCCGGAAGCTGTTCCGGGTCGAGGGGTACAACGTCGGCCGCCTGGAGCGGACCAAGGACGGCCTGCGGCTGATCACGCGCGAGGTGACGTTCTACGAGGACCCGGCGACGGGGGAGATCCTCGGGCGCTGGACCAACCCCTACACGCGGCGCGAGGTCGAGGTCGTCCACGTCTGGAACGACCCCGTGAACAGCGAGTGGCCGGCGTCGTTCGCCCTGCCGGCGGAGGACTTCGGCCCGGACCGCGTCTTCTCGCTGCGCGTCTACCTGCTCTATCCGTCGCCGCTGCCGAAGAGCCGCTTCCCCGAGTTCGCGCAGGCCGACGACTATCAGGCCGCGGAGCTGTTCCAGTTCTTCGTGTCCAAGGACGAGCTGGCCGACGCGGCGCGGACGAGCGTGCCGGCGCGGATCTCCTGGACGCGGATCGGCCCGTGGCTGCCGTTCATGCGGATGGGGGACCGGCCGGGACAGATGGTCTATCACTGCGCCGGCTACAAGCTGCCCGGCGGCTACGCCGACCTTCCGGCGAAGGTGCGCGCCTACGTCGAGGCCCGCGGGCCGCAGTTCCGTTCCGCCCCCGCGGCCTACAGCGAGCCGAACGAGACGAGCTGGACCTACTTCCGCAAGCGGCTCGACGCCGCGGCGTCCCC
It encodes the following:
- the gatD gene encoding Glu-tRNA(Gln) amidotransferase subunit GatD gives rise to the protein MSAGGDQNKGYREPCLSVFRKYGVTVWCDVKVKTTRGDFEGLLLPRSETSDELHIVLKLISGYNIGLRHDTILDVVKTGYREAHYKIPEKEFPRDAAKPHVKLLGTGGTIASRLDYRTGAVIPAFSPGELYGSVPELADICNLDTEKLFGIFSENMGPEQYLSLAEGCGRAIADGYDGIVIGHGTDTMHHTAAALSFMVENPPIPIIMVGSQRSSDRPSSDAAQNLINATAAAATGPIAEVMVCMFGPTSDRYNLLHRGTRVRKMHSSYRSTFRTIGDIPLAMVENRVVTPLQEGYKPRRTDRETKIHAKFDERVTILYYYPNMNPDIIDALVEKGYKGIIIAGTGLGHINRKIYGALERAHAAGVLLFMTVQTLWGFVQMNVYETGREILGLGVVPLANMLPEVAYIKLGWALGMHPDDPHAAEQLMQQPIAGEITPREPHDSYLIFQGGVPEIKDFLGKVWK
- the gatE gene encoding Glu-tRNA(Gln) amidotransferase subunit GatE, with amino-acid sequence MSPEDNSAPAGPRPPGDHNPRREALLDFPDREFGEMTPEDYRELGFMAGLEVHQQLATRGKLFCRCPAGRHVTKVDGEVLRHMRPTLSELGEYDGCALMEFKTRKEIVYLLERGSVCTYEMDDTPPFPIDEEAVRRAIEVALLFNVNLVSELHVMRKQYLDGSIPTGFQRTTMVGLGGSIPFRVPELGVDRQLRIRQLSLEEDSCREVSDIGHRIVFRTDRLGVPLTETVTEPDMLTPFETAAAGRLIAQTVHSTGHVARGAGAARQDTNVSIAGSRRIELKGVPSHKLLPRLTHIEAFRQLNLLRIQHELLRRGVGKELFACPTKGLPWEQVPLAIDASSLLRRCDYAPIRDALERGERIVAVRLPQFGGLMQRRTQPGVTFSREFADRVRVVACLTSRPFMIHSDVKDYGLGRADWRPLRTALHADAWDAIVVLWGPEEDAATAVREVLLRAQDALDGVPAETRQAFADGTNGFERILPGPDRMYPDTDTPPVAIPDALVAEVQAELPERPWERAARYVALGLDDAMARRLAAGDYHLLFDALAPKTAAAARRLAAALEKRLPYFERVHGTTVPPPHRLRPLVEALETGAFRPEAFERLLDALLEDPALPAEIVVAEAAPGEGDAAELDKLVAEAAAKADELAGRPMETMMRWAMGQVMPEMLGRVAPDAVRALLEAAVGRFCGEAR
- a CDS encoding DUF1838 domain-containing protein; the encoded protein is MPAALLAAAALAAPSAPAAPVPSPGEEFARVRGDLSGKEVVYYWAGEVRGVVPGERARKLFRVEGYNVGRLERTKDGLRLITREVTFYEDPATGEILGRWTNPYTRREVEVVHVWNDPVNSEWPASFALPAEDFGPDRVFSLRVYLLYPSPLPKSRFPEFAQADDYQAAELFQFFVSKDELADAARTSVPARISWTRIGPWLPFMRMGDRPGQMVYHCAGYKLPGGYADLPAKVRAYVEARGPQFRSAPAAYSEPNETSWTYFRKRLDAAASPQAPASK